TTATTTCATCAATGGTGTGGCTGGTGTGGTATTTATGACTAATGATACTGCTGATGACGTTACTGAATCCTTTAAAGCCCCGACTATTACCCATCCGAGTTGTGTATTTAGGGCTGACGGTAATCCACCTTGAACATAAAACCAATGGATACAGATCCCCTCCTACAAGCATGTCGATAAGACCCGGTGTATCGAACTCAGGGTCTACTAATGGTAAATGACCATATCGATCACGCACACTATCTGGTAATTTTTCGTAAGGCATTGACGcagtaattttgtttaaaattgtgaCATTAGTTGCCGTAAACGTCGGTTCATCGATTGTCAAAGGAATAAAGTTACATGAATTCGAACCCTTGATTGATTTATCCCGCTGCTGCGCGAGGCCGACAACTTCTGTTCGGGTCTTGAAACGTGGTAAACCCAATCTCTTTGCACATTCCGTCGTGATTGCAGAAACCTGTGAACCACTGTCCAAAAGAACTCTGATGACTACATATTCACCCGAACTGTCCCTTACACGTACTAGAGCTGTGGCTAAAACAAACCGTATATCTGACTGCGATGCACCTGAAAAACTTGGGGATGTTGAACTGCCTTCGTCCTTATTAATTGCGGTACCTGATTTGTTGTCCGACTTCGCCAAATCAATACTATTTGTCGTTAAGCCACGCTTAGCATCAATATGCAACAATATATGATGTCGTCCATTGCAAGATTTACAAAGGTATGTTGATGAACATGCACTCGCGATATGATCATTACTTAGACAAATAAAACACAACTTCTTTTTAACAACGAACTCCCGCCTTTCCGTTAGcgatttctttttaaatagaaaacatcTATACATAGCATGATCGCGTTCGCAAAATGAACATTTAACCGCCTTATTAGTAGTAGTCACCGCCAAAGATGTCTTCCCGGACGACCGCTCGCCCTTGATCCTTTTAGATCCACTACTACTAATCAATTGTTTTGTATCTTGAGTTCCaatgttttctaaaattttgcATCGGAGCGCTAtgaaatctaataatttgtcTAACTTTGGTATTTCATCTGTCGATATATACTCTTCGAATAAGCGCCGAGTATCTGTGTCTAACACACGAGcgccaatataaaataataaaaaacccgACAAATCATCGACACCCAATGCTTTAATCGCAGCGACGTTCTCACGAAAAGTACTAATGAACGACATTAATGCTGGGACAGATTCACGTTGAATTCGCTCGAATGCAAATAATTTATCCAAATGCGCGGTGATAAGATGTCGTTTATTGTCGTACTGATCATTTAAGGCGCGCCAagcaatatcataattttccGCCGTCAACGGAACCGATTTTACGATCATTAAAGGAGAACCCGATAATGccgaaattaaataatgaaaacgtTCAATATCAGTAaggacattattattatgtaccaatGACACAAACATATCACGAAACGTGCACCACTGTACAGCGTTGCCGTCAAATTTGGGCAATTCGACTTTCGGTAATGTTAGTGCCCGATTGGAATTTGCATTATTTACACGTTCGGAATTTAACTGTGTTGGCggtatgcatttatttaacgTACGATAAACCACCTCAATGTCACCACACAACTGTTCCAATTTATCGGATGTAGCCTCATCGACGTTGACGTATTCATCTTCCCGATCCAGACCGACCAACGATGACATGATAATCTGCTGTTCCTTTTCAACATTGTTCCTGAACCGTTCCAGGGAACCATAACGCGCTAAGAAAGTCTCCTGTCTTTGTGTATCAAGAGACGCCTTTTGTGATAACACATGCAAATTAACTACCGATTTTAACGCAGCATCTCGCGCTAACCGTGCGCGAGCGAGTTCACGCTTTTCGTTTTTTTGCGGTGCCATCCCGAACCTAaccgaattataatttaagttaaaacgaAACGAAGTTATCCGGTTCGAAGGACCAAAACGTAGCGTGTGTACTGTCTTcacttatgaaataataatatgataataataataaatcaaaacaaaacaaccagattgttataataataaatgtggactgtattaaatgatataacagTACATCACACACatgatactaataataataatatatacaagaaTTAATTATTGGGGAGTAGGCGcctacctactatataaaataaaagttatatattttaattcgtaatatacattcaaacaatatattatatacatataataataataataatattgattatgatagcagttgataatatataaaataatattcgcgtatcattaataatatgataacgcGTTACCGTAACCGGACCGCTCACGGTCTTAGATTAATAGGTCTGGCAACTACCTTCAGATATGATGCTCTTAATGTCGGGTCCCGCTCTGGTGGCACTATCTAGCGGCGAAGTACCATAACAAGTCAcatacgcatattattattatgattgattGATTGTCGACTGTcgagtaaaaaaacaattaataaagactaattatattttaaaaagtagtaTTAAGACGTGATAAAAGCTGTGGTTTTTACAATCCATTGTccattatcgttattatttagcTTATAGTAATAATCTATGAGTTATgaccatagataataaatgaatGGATAGGACATAAATCCAAATAGTTGGTTCTCAAATGATAAGAAACTGAggcgattttttttcttttccgtAACGGGCAACGGCAGTCGGCAAAtagataatgtaaataattgataacataaatattgataattcgCCTCAGTTGGCCGCCATTCCGGGGACCTCGCCTCACATGAGATTATCATGGGCATGTCCTATCCattcatttattatctatggttaTGACTGTAAAATAGCGCCAAAATATAAGACCCATCACCCATGTGACATTGTTGATACATTGTCTTTAAAAGTAtctaattatcaattaaattttgtttgaatagtttttagtcaaatatattatttatattttattaaaatgacacGGAATTGTTGTATATGTAATTGTAAGACCACAGGGGTGCCTACATTTCGTGTAACACAAAATCGTTTGGAAAGGTGGGGAGcagttctaaataaaattttaaaaattggggATAGGATATGTCAATCACATTTTTCTGGAGAATCTGTAAAAAAAGaagatattatagatataaaaccTAATAGGATACCAAAAGTAAGttctaaaaatgtacataatagtataattattgtatacaattaactttacaaatagttttttttattaaacaataataagaacaataaatcttacaaaataatttaacaatagtcAACATGACAACATAACatgacatttttagaaaagttttttatttgatatattattgatgtatcATTAACATACtttaagttattttcatttacaattagtattttaaatttaatgaaatttaattcattaaaattggcACTTTcatctaaaatgttttttctttattattattaaataggtaagttataaacttaaaaaatatatatttatttcattaaaatttagacttatttaaaacatgGAGCTATGCCAATACTTCCCGAAATGTTAATTTCTACAGACTGTAGTGAAGCTACAGACTGTAGTGAAGTTTTAGCTTTGCCACTCTCACCTGTCTTATCTGAATCgtcttttataaaagaaaacaacTTTGAACAGGTAAAAATCCTCAATTAACACAtaacagtatttaaattatgagtacatagatatattttttttatttagaaacaatATCATAACAAAAGACTTCAATGTATCTCAATTCATCCAACcaagaaaatatgtttaggTTTTGATACATGTTctgataatacatataatgctGTTTTTAGACAAATTTATTCAGATCCAAAACTTGTTAATTTACCATCAGATTGGTATAGAATAATtccaactaataaaaaatgcgTAATATTCTGTaaggttttattaaaaaatgatttaactcCCTATTTTGAAAGatccattattattgatgaagATGCAACAATAACATGCAAATATTTGAATAGCTTTCAAATTGATgttgaaaaattagaattaaattcaaatgttatATTAGACCATCATAccattgaaaatgtaattttaaattttgccaATACCACTTTTTGTTCAGGTACACTTATTCCAAATGAATTAGTTAAGTACAAGCCAAATACTGGATATACTGATTATAATGGTAAATTTCatcattcaaaatgtttaattgttataaaaacatcTTCTCATAATACttctaaaacagaaaaatgcaaattttgtGTTACTTTAATAAGtacatgtaacaaaaaaaaacaaagaaatttAATAGCACGAAAATCTAAGTTAACTACTAAACGAATTCACATAAATGTTACTCCTTCTAAGGCAGAAAAACTAAAACTCCTTAAACAGCAAAACAAGATATctaaacaatcaaaaaaaagAACTCAAATtcagctaaaaaaattaaaacaaaacattttacaatatgaaacaaaatttaataacatagatagcaaaattatattaaaaaatgtaggaaacaaaatttctgaaaatcaaaaattaattatacaagaaATAATCAGTTCATCAAAAAGAAAGTGTCCTAGAGGTAATCGTTATACCGAAGATTGGGTTATGTTATGTATGCTTTTACATATAAGATCACCGTCAGGATATAACTTTTTACAAAGTAACCAATTATTGCCATTACCGTTTATCAGAACTATAAGAAGATATTTAGCTATGATTTCAAGTACATGTGGGTTTGATAAATGTttctttgaattatttaaaaagcattTATCTTTCAAAAAAGATCATCAAAAACATGGGCTTctaatttttgatgaaatatcTTTAAGAGAAAGCGTTTCTGTAAATTCCAAAACATTAAGTTACACTGGATTAATTGATTTTGGTGAAGAAGATGAAGAACTAAAAGATTTACCTAAagcaacaaatattaattcaaaagcTACACATGGATTGGTATTCATCCCAATTCTAGTATTGAACACTTTTGTGATGAGAATAGACGATTTTTTGCTTTCTCTGACAGTCCACATTTACTGAAATGTGTTAgaaatagattatataataataaagtcttaaaagtaagaattatttactatggtaatttaaaataattaaatacttcaatCTACTTACTTCAAATTATAGGTTGATCCAAATGAAAATTTTGTCAAATGggaacattttgaaattcttcATGAGCAAGACAAAATCAATTGTGTCAGCCAGTTAAAAGTTTGCCCAAAAATCACTgacaatcatattaaattactaaatacttGCCTGAAAATGCGAGTTCGATTCGCTAcacaagtaaatttaataaaaaccatcTTATTATACTCAAATGCTTACTTCAAACCTTTACTTATTTGCTATAACATTGCATACTTTGATTATCCAGATTATTTACTAActagaaacataaaataaatttatttcaaatgttaattaataattattatttcatagatTCTTAGTAAGTCAGTTGCTGAtgggttattattttataaaaagcacCAAATACAAGGTCTTCAAAACTGTGATTCAACAATAaagttttgtttagtttttaatgatatgtTTGACGCACTAAACGCAAAAATTCCTAGTCAAGGTATTacttcaaattcaaaaaactaTGAGGTTAGTTATTTCTATATCTATCAAAATTGACATTTTGCTTTATGTGCTTTTGtgaattaaacttatttattatttttttggaaccaataaaataattactactaCATATTTGAGTATCAATGTGAGTAATGTAAGTAGTTgtctatgtaattaaataataaataattatgttgagtaatttaaacttacagtaaattattattgcctaTCTATCTAAATTGATGCTTAGCTTTATGTGCTTTTGtgaataaactaattaattttttattttttggaatcaatacaatattttctactGTATTTGTGTGCATCAATGTAAGCAATGTAAGTATTTgtgattaaataacaataatcatgttataagtaaattcaacttacagtaaattattattgtccagGTACTCCAGCATTCTTTAGACTGGTTAAACATGTgggaaaataatttgatatctgGAAAAATAAGCGCTGATGAATTCTTGAGTGCAAGTACAGCTGAAGGGTTGCGAGTTACCTTAATATCATGTAAACAACTGGCTGATtatatgattgaaaaatatgatttccACTATCTTCTTTcaggaaaaataaatcaagatTTTCTcgaagtatataaatattttaaaaacttttaatgattaaatattatagttaaacaatatctaatgaatataaaattatttaagcggTTTTTTGGTACAGTTCGTATGGCTTCTGGTGCAAATGACCACCCTTCATCGGCAACTTTCTTAcaagtgtataaattattatcagcaTACTCTATATTAAAGCCTCCAAAATATGGAAACTGTACTGTAGAAGCAGACACTATTAAtgaaaatcttattaaaatatctgacATAAAAAGCATATATGCAAGTAAAGATTTATCagattttgaaaaactaaaaacaaaacttgataatattataaaccaagGTGAATGGGAGTTCACTGATGTAATTGAACATGATTATTCATTAGCTCCAATTGTtgactgtttaaaatattatatagtagggTATTTAAGTCATCAAATAATGAAAAGGACAACTTGCTCAAAATGTAAATCATGTCTTACATCTCCACAGAACTACAGCGCTGAAGCACAgctaacaaatattaaaagcaaAGGATGGCTTAAACacccaaatatttatttatacaatttgatgAGTGCAATAGAAgatgaatttcaaaaatattgtgaaaatttaaatgtatttgatgATATAGTAGAAGGATTAATCACTAAATTTGAAACATTCACTTTTCCATGTACAGAAcataaagattatattatttcttattcaataaaatattatatcagtatGCGAATGCGACAATACACTAGACAAACTAATCAGGATAAATCTAAAGAAaacctaaagaaaaaaaaattatccaaattttgtaaaacataggtaataattgtataggtaatactaatttaatttacctgtAAGATCAGGGTTCTgggtatttcaatttttttactgtgttttcaatattatttttaggttttaatgttttatatgtatttttaaaattgtatattaatatattatattattattaaaataatataatagtcaacTTACAGTCAAGTACAATTGTACAAATgatagaaattagaaaaatatttaatatgtttcttgattatgttttatcttcaaatatttaatttacctgtAAGATCAGGGTTCTgggtatttcaatttttttactgtgttttcaattattatttttaggttttaatgttttctatgtactattaaaattgtatattaatatattatattattattaaaataatataatagtcaacTTACTGTCAAGTAcaattgtacaaaatacaaatgatagaaattagaaaaatatttaatatttatcttgattatgttttatctttgaataagttataaattattaaattacaaattactacTAGAGCGCGCCACCAGAGCGGGACCCGACAATAAGAGCACTACCGATTTGTGTAAATTGGTCGATGAGTTGCATAGGCCTGGGACCGCTGATCGAAATCGTTTTCACGCCGAACGTCTTCTCTGTGGATCTTCGTGAGTAGAGCCGGGGAGGGAAGAGATATTATACTACAGAAAATCTTCGTAACAGCCCGTGCTGTTATACGATAAAATGTTGCTGCACCCGTGTGCagcaaatgtattataatataatagtcgaCACTCTCGCACCATAAAGAGTTACATGTAGTACCCGCGCACaataagtaacaaaatatataaaaagatataaaataaaatatgccaCCGAACGGCAGAAATGGCGACCCGACGCGACGCgtaaaaaacaaagaaaagaTACGGACTGCGACGGTGGTATCGGCAACGACAACTTGCAGACTGACGATGGTCAACGACCTTGCGACGGTAGAATCCCTGTGTCTGGCGGCCGTACAGAACGGGCAGCCTTCGAGGGACACGACGGCGGGGCGTGGGGTTTCTTCGGAATATCCCATTCCTTATCGGCGAAAGATTATAATGTtggatacaaaataataaaaataataattggtcgTCGCCAGAGTCGGTACCGAACACATAACATTGGTAGACCACATACTATactcatatttatagttaGGTTTTGAGTTTTGAAATTCTCTGCTACTACAACTACTAACATTtaattcactattttttttttttttttttttggtacagacatattaaataatgttaaataaaatacaataatcggACACGATGCACTTACAAAATGACAGACGTATTTGAACTGATTAATGTTTACTGAGGTaggtttattactataataacatactaaacgcaatatcatataaataatacataagtattattattttatctacagATATAATTGAATCCCGTGCGCATGCACATGCCATCGGGCGCGTCCCCAGGTTGCGGATAGGGGAACGCCCTGTAGATATACAGGGTAGCCGCGAAATAAGCCATCCTTCCTGGATGGACGAATAAGCGGTCGCGGTCAAGTGTACCACCGGGGGAGCGATCGGCCCCCGGTGCCCCGGTAGATCAGGCCACCCCGAACAGCAAACAGTCGACGTGAGGCTGACGTCGACAGTGGCAGCCAAGCCACCACCACCTTTCAATATTCATGATGGACACAAATAAAGGAAATATCGTTACCACACCAGGGGATTCGGACCCCCAGGTGTCGGCGGCCGGGAGTGTGGGCACGTCCCGGGTTTCGTCATCGCCAACAGGCTACCCATCAAACGCGGAAGAAGTAAGGCAGGCTTCCGCGGCCAGCAACGGTGCTGGTACCGCGACTGCTGGTAGTGCTGCGAAGCGGGGCACTACCCTCGGACAGAGAGCCGAGTCTAAGACCGCAACTGGAACCAACGGAGTTAAAGGAAAATAACTAAATGAGCAGGACGCAGACATGAAGGCGCTGTGAAGCGCTTTCTCCATACGTGCCTTACTACGCAGGATGGAGGCTACAAGCTTATGCTCCAAAAAGCAGCGGTCCTAGAGAGCTGGTCCGTTAAGGTAAGGAGCCCGGAAGCGAAATCCGCCATTGAGGGGCTTCTGGAGGTGATTGGTGGACTAAGGAAAAGCCGTGAAGAAGTGCACAAAGCGTTCAACGCCTTGCACCACAACATCCCCAAGAGTGACCAATTACAAAGGCCAAGCGTGAAGACGAAAATGTCCAACATCGAGTCAATGGACGCGGCGACGGATACGCCATGCTGGTGGGAGTTCTGCCCAACGTCACTACAACAGCCAGGCATTCAGCGTCCGATTGCTAAGCCGGCGGACAAGCCTGGACAACAACGGAATGAGAA
This region of Aphis gossypii isolate Hap1 unplaced genomic scaffold, ASM2018417v2 Contig00687, whole genome shotgun sequence genomic DNA includes:
- the LOC126555041 gene encoding uncharacterized protein LOC126555041, producing MNIKLFKRFFGTVRMASGANDHPSSATFLQVYKLLSAYSILKPPKYGNCTVEADTINENLIKISDIKSIYASKDLSDFEKLKTKLDNIINQGEWEFTDVIEHDYSLAPIVDCLKYYIVGYLSHQIMKRTTCSKCKSCLTSPQNYSAEAQLTNIKSKGWLKHPNIYLYNLMSAIEDEFQKYCENLNVFDDIVEGLITKFETFTFPCTEHKDYIISYSIKYYISMRMRQYTRQTNQDKSKENLKKKKLSKFCKT
- the LOC114132842 gene encoding uncharacterized protein LOC114132842; the protein is MAPQKNEKRELARARLARDAALKSVVNLHVLSQKASLDTQRQETFLARYGSLERFRNNVEKEQQIIMSSLVGLDREDEYVNVDEATSDKLEQLCGDIEVVYRTLNKCIPPTQLNSERVNNANSNRALTLPKVELPKFDGNAVQWCTFRDMFVSLVHNNNVLTDIERFHYLISALSGSPLMIVKSVPLTAENYDIAWRALNDQYDNKRHLITAHLDKLFAFERIQRESVPALMSFISTFRENVAAIKALGVDDLSGFLLFYIGARVLDTDTRRLFEEYISTDEIPKLDKLLDFIALRCKILENIGTQDTKQLISSSGSKRIKGERSSGKTSLAVTTTNKAVKCSFCERDHAMYRCFLFKKKSLTERREFVVKKKLCFICLSNDHIASACSSTYLCKSCNGRHHILLHIDAKRGLTTNSIDLAKSDNKSGTAINKDEGSSTSPSFSGASQSDIRFVLATALVRVRDSSGEYVVIRVLLDSGSQVSAITTECAKRLGLPRFKTRTEVVGLAQQRDKSIKGSNSCNFIPLTIDEPTFTATNVTILNKITASMPYEKLPDSVRDRYGHLPLVDPEFDTPGLIDMLVGGDLYPLVLCSRWITVSPKYTTRMGNSRGFKGFSNVISSIISHKYHTSHTIDEIMQKFWTVEEPHGSVISTTEDDMCEKWFKTNVSLDTTGRFKVALPFKKTVM